The genome window cgctgtagttccaaaaaacccactactgtcaacctgtttgaatggttttagaatagcctggctaacggaggtcgctttatcaggcaaatgacgaatgaaacaggctcggttaaagaaatccgaaaTTCTGGCCATCtaagcaacgcaatcgtgagcaagacgaaccttttgagaCTGATATTGTCTTTGTAGTGCAAAAATTGAGGGAGGAgttagggtgggaaaataaataaataataaaatatgagAGAAGGTTGTGTTTTGCCAGAGGCAAACATTGAAGCAAGCGCTTTATCCGTAGCAAAATAACGTCCCTAGGACGTCCCCTGAAAGTCCCCGAAAGTTATCAGGACGTGGCAAGGGAATGTCCCCACGACGTCCATTGTTATCTGGGTGGGTGTCcgaaaaagtaggcctacaagaAAAAAAGGTAAAGTCTAACattgtgttgttctctctcAATAATTGAACTTTAACAGGGAGGATCTCGAAACTGTACGGGCGAAAGCCTGGCTGTCAAATAACTGTATCTCTTGCGCAGGCGCTTTAGGTACGGAACGCACCCTGAGCTTCCACGTCTGATCGCAAGTCTCGACTGGCCAATCACGTCGAGCCACAGTGTGTTTGGAAACAACACTCCCTGGTATTTCACATGCCACGGACTGTGACTGTCGCTTCCCTGTCCCAACCACAAAGTATCGCTGTAATCAAATGGCCTGCTACTAGCTACTAAGTAAATCGAATTATTTTTTTGTACTTTGTTGTTCGCTTAAAGGTTACATTTCGTCGGACCTGCGcacagatcgagagagagagagagagagaaagagagagaggggcgccaCACAAAACGGCAAAGAAAATGGATCTCCAAGGTTTTCAACAAAAGACGATCACGCTTGTGATTAAAGCCCCGAACCAAGTACACGGTGACAAAACGATCGAGGGAGTCGAGCTGAACTGGACGGTGCAGAATCTAAAGACACACATATCGAACGTGTATCCCGGTAATCCGGTGAGTGtgttgttcttgtgtgtgttgtaataaCAGAGGGACGACGACAGATCTTCTCGTACTATCCAACGGCTTATCGGTGGGCCTAGCTAGCTGTAATGTTGTGGTTTTGGAGCAGTAGTTTACATTCTTCGAATATCACCAGTTAGAACCTTTACTATATAGTTAGTATGAATGTCTGTCACGCTCTTAACGTGCTGAATTATATTCTCAGGCTGCGGCTGATCAGAGACTAATCTACGCTGGAAAACTGCTCCCAGACCACCTCCACATCCGTGACGTTTTCAGACAGGTGCGTCTCTATTTCTCATAAACTTCATCGGTTGAAGGATTTTCTTGTCCCACAAACGCTATGTCAAAATGGGATATTTCATGGTTTTGTCTATAAACCCCAAGGAGATCTCAAATTACTGTACAGGGAACAACAGAACACAACCGGTCTGTAAATGTACccgtgttccagtgtgtgttatCCCTAAGGAGTCAGATCATTGTTTTGAGCACAAACAGCGATCCTATTTATCCAAGGCAGTGATGCTAATCTACTGTAAAATGATTTCCTCACACTTTTTGTACACTGTATGGTTACAGCCTGAATTAGGCCTTATAATCTGAGTTCTGGACTGGTGGAGTCAATATTGATGCAAGGGGTTAGAAATTTTAACATAAGTCACCAACCTGTCTCTTCCCAGACGGATACAACTCCCACTCTGCACCTGGTGTGCTCCTTTAGGACTACCGGGGCTCTGGGAGCCAGGCCCAAGGTAAGACTGGATACAACcggtatttttatttatttaaagggTACACCCGGCCCTATCTGTATACAAAGTATTTctgtcctcttctttctcttagattctctcctcttttcttctcgCTAGTTGCTAGCCACGCTCGGCCTGTTAGCTTTCCTTAGACACTGCTTTGCATCTCTCTCTACTGCCTTCAGATCGAAAGATAGCCCTGAAGTTTCACTTCATTTTTTTGTTGTCCCTGatcagcttgtgtgtgtagcagcattGTCATATAGTTTGACGGTTATGTAAATATCTTATCAGGCCCTTCTCATAACTGACCTATGCTTTTTGACAGTTTTTGGTCTTTCCTTAAACTTATCCTAAAGCTTGTACAATCATAGTGTGAAATACAATCATGTCTGCTTTGTCTGACTGTTTTCTATAATAAGTAATAGCCTAATAATGAACATacagtaggggtggaacggtacacagaagtcacggttcggttcatacctcGGTTCAGATATCACGGTTGGgtacaatggagggaaaagcaaaacacaaatctaaaggctggttaagcactgtggGGAAGAGAAATTGGACAGTTTTTTTAggtgtccctaaagaacaccagtatctaacagtagttccgcaatACATTAATaaatttgcacgcaagttttttatttatttataccgtgtattctccgtgttaAATTTATGTACtgaaccgtgacgcccgtactgTTTCGATTcaatacgaatacatgtaccgttccacccctaacaGACAGTATACAATTCCCCAGTGATATATTGACACACTGGGCTGTCTTGGTCGTTTCCAGGTAAGGGGACCGGAGCAGCCAGagacccagccctcctcctcccctgccctcagcCCACAGGTAGGCAGCATGCCACCCTCAGTGCCTGCTGGCCCAGAGCTGAGACAACGCAGACACCCGTCCCACGACCAGGCCTCCGCCCCCACAACTGGAGAGGCCACGACCCCCACTTCGAACCCTGGGGAGGCCATCTGGCCTGGCACTGCAACGTGAGTGTACACCCTGGCAACTGCAGTCTCGTCTGTGGGTACTGGGCTGTTGTTGTGGATGTTGATGTTTTTGTTGGTTTTGATGTTATTTTGGATTGAGGTTGTTGTTGGTGTTGTGATGAGTGTCTCTGCTGCCCCTACAggccaggaggagcagagatgaCGCCCCCAGCcttcccatccttctctctctacagtcCCCAGCAGCTCCTCTGGTTACAGCACGTCTATGCGCGCCAGTACTACATGCAGTAGTGAGTACTACGTATAGGATCGCAGGAATACGCCTGTGTCAGAGCACACGTTCTATTGACATTCAGCAGTAAAAGAGCCGCCATCGTTGTGAAGGCACTGGGATCTTATTCAGGAATAGGAAATCGTGTCCTGTGTGCTATAGGTAGGAGTCACAAGGAAGCAGTGGATGTCTGTCTTAATGAGTTAACTAACTCATCCACCCGTCCAGAATATCATCCTCTCTCTACTTTTACTGCCATTAATAGGGCTAATGGTAAAATAAACGGAATTGGCAAGCTAGCTATCACCCTCAAACACATTTAACTGTATAGTTCATGCCTACTCCATAGCCTCCTACTTTGTGGTAAAGAGCTGTAAAAGGTGGAAGATCCTATAGGCTAAAACATGTCTGTCCTGTTTCGTCCAATAGCCATGCTGCATTAGCAGCAGCAGCCTCAACCCCATTGGCCCCTCCCACCGTTGGACCTGCTGTTGCCGCCCACCAAGCTCCCATCCCTGCCGCGCTGCCCAATCAGAACCCCATTGACAACTTGCCAGCAAATCAGAACGCCCAGGACCCTGGATTCATCAACCCAGGAGCAGCTAATCAGAACATGCGGATGAATGCACAGGGCGGGCCAGtgatggaggatgaggaggatgtggaCCGTGATTGGTTGGACTGGATATACACAGCCGCTCGATTGGGTGTCTTCCTCAGCATTGTCTACTTTTACTCCAGCTTGAGTCGCTTTGTCCTGGTGATGAGCAGCCTGATCCTCATGTACCTGTAAGTTTCTAACGCTAATCAGCTAGTTAACCCAGTATGTATCTGGCTAGTTAACCCAGTATGTATCTGGCTAGTTAACCCAGTATGTATCTGGCTAGTTATCTCAGTCTGTATCTGGCTAGTTAACCTAGTTTCTACTTGGCTAGTTAACCTAGTTTCTACCTGGCTAGTTAACCCAGTCTGTATCTGGCTAGTTAACCTAGTATGTATGGCTTCAAGTttacccttgtgctgccttcgggtcacatgacccaaaggttcataacgaaccatcgttgtgtttacctaattttacccaatacgaaaacaaataaaaatcattttcttttaaccttcgcaatatggggggtctgagacagcccaacggttaaaagaaaatgcttcactttgtttttgtatgcggtaaagttgtcgcaatacgacggtgggtcacaatgactgatgggtcagaatgacccgaagataaaacaagggttaaagtcttttattgtcagatgcacagaacagggtcagactgggcactgaaattcttaggacaagacaacgcaaagcaaccaggcataacataacatttaagtacacagaacatagattacatctat of Osmerus mordax isolate fOsmMor3 chromosome 4, fOsmMor3.pri, whole genome shotgun sequence contains these proteins:
- the herpud1 gene encoding homocysteine-responsive endoplasmic reticulum-resident ubiquitin-like domain member 1 protein; translation: MDLQGFQQKTITLVIKAPNQVHGDKTIEGVELNWTVQNLKTHISNVYPGNPAAADQRLIYAGKLLPDHLHIRDVFRQTDTTPTLHLVCSFRTTGALGARPKVRGPEQPETQPSSSPALSPQVGSMPPSVPAGPELRQRRHPSHDQASAPTTGEATTPTSNPGEAIWPGTATPGGAEMTPPAFPSFSLYSPQQLLWLQHVYARQYYMQYHAALAAAASTPLAPPTVGPAVAAHQAPIPAALPNQNPIDNLPANQNAQDPGFINPGAANQNMRMNAQGGPVMEDEEDVDRDWLDWIYTAARLGVFLSIVYFYSSLSRFVLVMSSLILMYLHTAGWFPFRRRALVRGPNPPPLQPLQAPEALQNQQNPDRNPNLPQGEEPAAGEGAEPALAIGPEGQPPLTAILVPPTRVSVMWTAWVFLKTFFSSLIPEAPQAVVN